The genomic region GAATTCAAACAACGTAATGGGGAACAACTTTTTGAAGCTTGGGAGAGGTACAAGGAATATTTGTATAGGAGTCCAAACCATGGTTTTCCGGAAACGCATTTTGAAGGAGAAGTTTTACGAGGTTTGAATCCTATGACCCAAGCAATAGCCAATAATGCTGCCAGCGGGAGTTTCATGAATAAGTCCTATGCTACTATTACTGATATACTTAACCGATTGACTACCCATAGCCAAGAATGGTATTCAAGTAATTCTGATAGACTATCACTTGGAACATCGTTGATTCAAAACATTGCGAAAGATAGCCAGGAAACGCAACAGACATTGGCACAATTGGCCACCAGTCTCTCTTTACTGACAAAGAATCTTGATGAGAAAGAAGCAAAGAAGGTAAATGTTTGTGAAGATATCTCAGGCATGCTGCCTGGAATGTACCAAGTCCATGAGGGCCCGTATCAAGAGAGCCCCCCTCCGCAAGTTGAGAATGTTCAGTATGCAGATTACATAGCGAAGGGGGAGATTCCTGGGCCAATTCAGAGATACTGGCGACTCCAACAAGGCAGGGGTCATACAATCAAGGGAACtataacaacaaccaagggAATGACAACAATAACTATGGTGGACCGAACCAAGggagatacaacaacaacaacggtAATTTTGGGAACAGAAGTTCCAACCCTTACATTCCACCAAAAGGGCAATCTAATGATCAAGGTAGTTCGAGGTTGGAGTCAATGCTTGAGAAAGTGTTAGCAAGTCAGACGAACACTGAAAAGACATTATCTAGGCTTTCAGAGACGGCGGTCTCTCATTCAGCAGCTATTCAGAATCTTGAATAGCAGATGCGAGATCTTTCTAGAGAACAGCATCCTGCTAGAAAAGGAGGGCTTCCTAGTGATACTATTCCAAACCCGAAGAATGGTGGGGAAGTGGAACGTACTTTTGCTATTAGCACaaggagtggtaaaatacttcAAGTCTTGACAAGAATATGGTTGATCTAGAACCTATTCGAGGAAGAAGAGGTGCGTTAAAGTGCCTATTATTGATGAGGAAGTCCAAGGTAAAGAAAAAGTTCTTTGATATTCCAAAAGTTGCTGCTGATACAGGGAAACATACGATAAAAGGGGCTCTTCGCCCTTTGACTCAAATGTACAAAGCAAGGCCtccctttcctcagaggttggcaaaaaagaatgatgatgctaagtgtCAAAAGTTCTATGATCAGTTGAAGCAGTTAGCAGTTAATTTTCCATTCTTAGATGTTGTCAAAGAGATGCCGGATTTGCTAAGTTTGTGAAAGACACCTTACAAAGAAAAGGTCCGTTTAACGAGATGCTGAATCTAACCCATCGAGTGAGTTCAATTATTGCTTCCACCACGGTTCGGAAGAAGGGAGACCCGGGGGGCGTTCACTATTCCGTGCAATATTGGGCTTCGTACATTCGCCGTGCTCGTGTGATAATGGGCGAGTATTAACTTGATGCCCCTTGCTATTTTCAAACAATACGGATTGGGGACCCCTAGACCGACTTCTATGCAACTACGGATGGCGGACGGATATATCGAAGCCAATTGGAGTCATAGATGATGTGTTGGTGCAAGTGGGTAAGTTCGTATTTGCTCTTGATTTCGTGATTCTGGATTGTGCGATGGATAAAGATATTCCCATTATCTTGGGAAGACCGTTCCTTGCTACGGGAAGAGCGCTTATGGattttgaaaaggatgaaaCTAAGTTCCGAGTGAATGATGAAGAAATAACTTTCCAAGCAAGCAAGGGGATGAAGTTGCCAAGCGCTTATGAGAGTATCTCGGTTATTGAGTCGTTTGATAGGATTGATGATGCTGTTGAAcataaaatggaaaaagaaagttTGGGAGAAGCTCTCGCTGCAGTTCTGATAAATTTTGATGCTTCTGATATGGAGGGCTACGTGGAAACTATATATGCGCTTGAGGGTCGAGGTTCTTACACTTATCACCCAagaaagcttgatcttgatCTTGCAAATAGAACTACTCCACCAGCTAAGCCTTCTATTGTCGAGCCTCCAAAGCTTGAGCTTAATCAGCTCCCAGCAAACTTGAGAtatgagttccttggtccgAACAAGACATTGCCAGTGATCATTTCAGTATTATTGACTGAGGAACAGATTGAGCATTTAGTGGAGATTTTGCGCGAGTACAGACGTCTTTATTAGATGGACCATAGCGGACATTCGGGGTATTCTTCCGGTATTTGTGAGCATAAAATTCGGCTAGAGGAGGACAGCAAGCCGAGTGTTGAGCATCAGCGGAGATTGAACCAGTAACATGCAAGAGGTCGTGAAAAAGGAGATCATAAAGTGGTTAGATGCTAGGGTAGTGTATCCGATTGCGGCATGACAAGTGGGTAAGTCCTGTTCAATGTGTACCAAAGAAAGGAGGTATCACTGTGGTGcctaatgcaaagaatgagctaATTCCCACTCGTACAGTTACTAGGTGGCGTGTTGTAAAGTACATTTGTGGTACAAGCTGATGATCCCACCGATAGGACCTCCACCTCTGAGTATTTATTATTTCTGGATAAAACCAGATTAATTGGTACTCTTATAACTATTTTTGAGatatgtgggggattgttgaaaaaataatgttgatatctcaaaaatataataatcatcatttggaaatatccttaagtttgttgaaaatcTTATGGAAATACTTTATCACAAACATTGTAAGGAATTCCCGAAAGCTTGACGCATGTCCAAGGACATTGTCCtcaaggatatttcacccggtatgggtgtatccctaaggattcaacaagctcttctagtataaAACTAGGACCTGGAATCTAATAAAGATTTATTTCAAACAAAACCAGCACACAAAAATGGGAGGAAGAATTTGGCTTGATGTATATTTTTTCTACGCTTAGAAAAGAAGAAGGTTTGAGTTTATATAGATGAAATAATCATCTAAATGGAATAGATCAAAGAGCAGCCTCCAACGTCTATattgaaatcaatggaaataaaGTGGCTTTTAATGGTATCTGTTACAATTGCATAATCAATCAAATTGTATTAAAGAAATGGCTCACAATTGTTATCTGTTTACACTAGCCATGAAGAAGAAATTGTATTAGGGGTAATGGCTAATTAAGGCTATTTAAGGTCACTCAATTGTTATATCAAATTGTCCCAAGACCAACGTTaggaaataataatatttttttttttgagatatcCATATCATTTTCTCAACAGATTTATGGCCAATGCTCTTGCTGAGATGCTCTAGTGAACAATCTACTACTCGAGTTGCGTCTTCCAACAAGGAAGGCTAGCTCCAACCATTTATTGTGACTACATTGGTGTCACCTACTTGAGTCTTGGGCAAGAATCTCGTCTTTCATAGTAGCATGAAACATACTGAGGTGGAATCCTGTTTTGTGCGCAAACATGTTGAAAAGAATAGGATTCGTGTAATCCATGTCCATGCTGCCGATCAACTAGCTGATGACACTCTCACAAAGCATCCGTTAGATCGCAATTTGTTCAATCTAGGCTTAGTGACACATCGCCTAACTTGAGGGGCGTGTGTTGGAGCACCATCTTTAGATGTTGTTTATTGTCTTAAAAAGTCgtttattttacccttatgtTGTTTATGTTTATCTCTGGTTTCTAGCTTTTAACATAGATTATTATTTAGCCAGATACTATACTTTTAAGAGCTCTTCTTCAGTTAGGAACTTAGGATAGtctgttagtattttgatttACAAAAATCCCCTAATACAAATAACTTGTATATTTTAACTCATTGATGCTTTCAATAATAAATTCAGTTATTCCATCATTTCTTCTAAGTGTTTATACATTAGACACACCGAAACCCATCCTCATTGATTCAGACTACAAACTCCAGTTTATAGTAAAGGATAAACTTTTATCCAGTTTCCCCCTTAAACAAAACATTTTGCTTCCTAAAGTGGTTCCTACTTCCTTCAAAGAGCATTTCCCGCCTTTGCCACGAAACTAAAAGATGAACAACAAAAATTACTACTAGGACTTTAACCTTAAAGTTCTAAAAGAGAGACATATATAAAACCTTAGTACTCTTAACAGGAAATAAAACGAACACATAAGACCATCAACTATATTACTCATTTGAAAAATATCAACACTGACCTTTTCCCGGTATAAAGATGATCCCTTTCCCTGAACTGAAATTTGCCTCTGGATTATACCTTCTGATTATATTAGCACTCACATTAGCCGTGGACGCCACGTACGTCAGGTTCTCCTCAGCCCTCAAAGGGTATGTAACAAACAGGCCATAATCTTTGGAAACATCACTATTCCCACAGTAGCAATTCACTACCACGCTTAAGTTCACATTATCAGGGATATTATTCTCAGGATAGCTATTAAACCTCTTCAACAAATCCACAGTCGTAACATCGGAGTAGTTCCTCGCGATCAGATCATAAGTATCGCGGGGTTTAACCTTGTACGGAAAAGAATGTCCCAATACCTCGTCGTCCAAGCAATCACAACGAAAGGGTATGTTAATTCTTGTCCCAGCTATGACACTAAATTGATTAGGGATATTGACCTTGTTGTTGTAAGCTACAATATCAGGTATACTGGTGGAGAACATCCGTGAGATTAAAGGGAGATTTGAACCCCTCCATACATAGAATGAACCTAAAGCTAAATCACAACCTTTCTTGCATTGGGACTCAACTGGTAATGGAACTGAGAATAAGTAAACCAGGACTAGGAAGCTTAACACAATTCTTGGTCTGGATTCAAACATGTTTCTAAAACCATGAAGATTTCTGAAATGGGTATCTGAGAAATGGTTCAAGAATGTATTTTGTGAAACTTTTAGCTGGGTTTGGAGGAAGGCGTTGACTGGGTTTTGATGAAGTTTGATtgaaaaattactaaaataatGAATGATTGAATTGGTTTGTTGTTAACATTCCAGATTTTGATGAAGTTTGATTGaacaacccttttttttttttttttttttttttttttgcaattctAATTCCTATAGCAGCCGTCGGTAGCGTTTAATGTGGGAAATGTCAACAggtagatagatagatagatagaaaTTTGGATTTAAGCCATTGGTGATTTCAGATTGATCAGAGTCAAATTCTATtagtatcaaaatacttgtcatgTTTCATTTTTCAGAGTTAAATTAcatgaactttgaccaacatttttaagacataatttttcttcatcatatTGATATTAGAAAAAACTGCAACTTATTATAATACTTTTCATATAGCTTTTTAATATACTAATTgtaattttgaaatattaaattaaactaatccaatttagcttcgaAGATTAGTTAAAGTAACTCTCAAGAAACTAAACATGACAACTACTATGAGACTGAAGGAATATTAACTGTAGTTTTCGTTATCTTCAGATGTCTCATTTGAGCAAAAATGATTGTTTTGGTTTAAgtaatttgatttttgaattttttaatacaaaaagGTGAATCACAATCTTTATTAACTTTATAGTTCATTCTAGTTTTTAGCCAGTTAAAGGCATTCGGAATAGATTATTTTTCCaggaaaataaaatagtaatcAACTAATCGTAGGTATCTTATCAATCCAATTGAATATTTTCGTATAAAACTGTAGTGATTAGAATGAATTCTTCACAAATTGTTAGCTTTAACTAGTACTACAAGAAACAGTATCCCATGGCTTCGAAAGAACCAAAGAAGTAATGACAAAACAAACAAGAAAAGGGGTATCGCTTGCTCAAAAATCAACTTTATAGCATTCACTTCTATTAATCCTTTTCTACTCTTGACATGGGACTATTGGCTTGAGAAGTCTGCCAGCTGAGATTATCAAATCTTGTTCTTTATGTTTTGTCTTTAAACTCCTTTGGATAATTATTCTCGTAACTTATGAaataactcttttaaaaaaatcaaatataaaTCCCATCGTATTATTCTAATAAATTTACCTATGTATCGTGAAGGCACAATATATCGATAACCTTTTAAATTTGTCATAAATTTTATTAAGACACTCGAATTCGATACTATTTAAGTGAGCTCCCAACACACATGATAAGGTGTTCATATCAATCACTTAAGGCTCAAATTTTTAGAAAGCTTTTGTGTGTATTTTCAAACATCTATTACGTAGATAAGTTAACAACTTAAACTATGTCACTTTCCTTGATTATATGCATTAGCCTCAATAAGTCGTAAAACCTTAGGTTTGTCCCAATTGAGGTTGATATATGTCTTATCTACGTGATAGGCGTTTGAGAACACACGCAAAAccttttccaaaatttgaatgaaaatttataataaaaatatatgagtatatttTATCATGTGTTCGGGTGCTCAATTGAAATAAGTCGGTACAAATGTTTAAATGACATTTCTGGCAACAGGGTCTATCGATGTATTCCTTCAAGTTACCATTTTGATAATTCTCCTCTTTAACAATAAGCCCTCGTATTTTCAATACCTTACCCAAGCAATTAAgttaataaataaaagatgtttatttttcttctttttttgggtaGTCTTTACTGAGCTACTGttcattttatttacaaaatccAACCTTTAGATATCTTGAATGGTGGcatattgattttgttttcaTTTCTCCAAATCAAAGAGCACACAGGTTACTTTAGTCTAcctaactttttaaaaaagattttaagAATATATAGAAACTAACGTAGAAAAGAATCAAGAATAAGTCTCTTAATTAGCTGTTTTCCTCATACCATTGTCAAGtccttgtatttatttattatttatttgtcatttgaagaactatttttcaaagtccccctaatttgaattttcaatttgATGAGTCTAGATGTTGCCTTTCAATTCACATGTTTGACTTATTCGCAAAATGGAAAATGTCTGATTCAACCTCATTAAAAGTCCTCTTTGCCTAATTTTTGGGGCTATTTGTCTGCCCTTTAGTTTACGTTTGGTGCACACGaggcaaaataataatttaatttctgTGCACtgataatataataaattcTTTATATTAGTCATATAACTTAATTTGTCATAACAGGTTATTTACTATTTGTTTTAGGTACCAATTAACAGTATTAAATAAGCTTACATGCAATTATCTTTTAGTTAACCACTCATtgtaaaattattatttatatcgTCGAtggataaaatttaaaatgaaaaaacacaTTTTCCTTGATATTGTTGCATATGTTACTTGTCCATGATTGATTTCAGACTATCTTGAATGTGAAGTTAACAGAGTTTTTTTGGGGAgtttttttggttttatagGATGAACTAATCAAAATTTAGTTGGTGAAATAGTTATTCTTCTTGGTGAATTATAAATATTCTTTGTTACTATGACGAAGACTAATGCAGTTTTTTACTTGGTATTGATTGTTGTTTCATACTTTGACTCTCACTACAATCAATTTTGTTTGACCTTCAAATGAACAACAAAATCATCGTATCGAAAGGAAtagatttaagaaaaaaaaacactatgATATATAATATCATGACATAGATTAATACAATTGCTAACTTCAAAAATGCATGTACAAAGTTAGATTTTGTAGAGCCTAACTTCATACCTTAATGCAATTACGAtgttgtatgaagttgaatttgattcAAAATCAGATGTAAGAGTTAAAACTTAAATTTGGTATAGTTCAAATTTAAATATACGGGCTGAAGTTAGGGATCAAGCTTATTTCAGACCGAAATGTGTCTGAAGTTTGAACTACACAAGCAATATCGTTGTGTCTTCACACTTAGATTTTCTACTTCAGACTTCTTGTAAGCCTGAAGTTCATTTTAAAACagctaaatataaaatatgttgcAGACCTTGACCAAGACCTTTTTTAGCACGTAAGTAGAACATAGAAGGCACTCCTGAGAACTAACTGGAAAATGCCCAAAATAAGACCTAGCTAGAACAATTTAGCTCATGACAGAGTGCTTAGTGGGATAGAGCTCTTTAAATTGTATCAAATCAGCTGTATAGAGCAAAGCAAGGACTACACCTCTGGAATATAGGCGAATTAGAAGAAAATGATCTTTTCGCAattttttatgtgtaaaaatgaagatttcttataaaaaaaagacacaaaactaaaaataagtttgtcaaggACTACAAAACCATTTTTTCCCGGTTGAGGACTACAAACTCAAATATTCAACACAGAATAATGAGTGCAAATTTTGATAGTTATCGTAGCATAGACTAAAACCACAAGGGACACTAGAAGAACTATTTTCTTAGTGTTGGTTAACATAATTCAACTTTTTGGCAGTGAAAAACTTAATTTCATTTAGACCAttcaagataattttttttccttatagtCTAATCAAACTCCAATTTAAGCCGCCGCAAATCCACGAGGACTATAGGAGATTaatgttcatgaaataactAATGGTATGACAATGATCGAAGTCAAGTACCTTATTAAGTTCATTGAAAGATATACGACCAAAGCCAACAATCCGACAAGTTTAAATGACTGATTCACCTATATAAAAAGTAAACTCATATGGAAATATAAatgattatttatgtatatgaattatatatatggataaatAGAAGTTAACATTCATCAAAGTCAAGCACAGTAACTATTTAGATATAACCACTTCAATCTGCACATTCCAATTTCCATCTAATTAGACTGGATTTATTAGGGAAGCAACAATGAGTATCAAACAGATGCCAACTTCCATTACTTTAATTTCCATCACCAAATACATCAAAATCACCTTCCTGAACTTATGACCTCTGTTTAAAGCTAAACAGTACGCAAATTAAGACACACATTTACCACGTTTCAGAAAGTATCTGACATGTAAGTTGATATATACTCTGAAGAGATAAAAACTGCCATTTAACCTAATCTTACAAGA from Lycium ferocissimum isolate CSIRO_LF1 unplaced genomic scaffold, AGI_CSIRO_Lferr_CH_V1 ctg657, whole genome shotgun sequence harbors:
- the LOC132045399 gene encoding lysM domain receptor-like kinase 3, translated to MFESRPRIVLSFLVLVYLFSVPLPVESQCKKGCDLALGSFYVWRGSNLPLISRMFSTSIPDIVAYNNKVNIPNQFSVIAGTRINIPFRCDCLDDEVLGHSFPYKVKPRDTYDLIARNYSDVTTVDLLKRFNSYPENNIPDNVNLSVVVNCYCGNSDVSKDYGLFVTYPLRAEENLTYVASTANVSANIIRRYNPEANFSSGKGIIFIPGKAS